A region from the Microbacterium lacus genome encodes:
- a CDS encoding LLM class F420-dependent oxidoreductase, whose translation MEYCTFTEPQQGYSYDDQLAFARATEHAGFDGYFRSDHFMRMGSGDPLPGPTDAWTTLAGLARETEWIRLGTLVSSATHRLPAVLAIQVAQVDAMSGGRVELGLGTGWFEAEHRAYGIPFPEKRFGILEEQLAVITGLWATPTGSTFDFAGEHYTLEDSPALPKPVQRPVPVIVGGNGPRRTPAIAARFATEFNIGFLPDDELATAFARVREACERVDRDPATLKLSVALTTIIGDDERVLERRAAATGRSLEEFRAGATICGDAAHIGERVARLGALGADRIYFQLLDMRDLEQVAELGAALA comes from the coding sequence ATGGAGTACTGCACCTTCACCGAGCCCCAGCAGGGGTACAGCTACGACGACCAGCTCGCTTTCGCGCGGGCGACCGAGCATGCCGGCTTCGACGGGTACTTCCGGTCAGATCACTTCATGCGCATGGGCTCGGGTGATCCGCTGCCGGGTCCGACCGACGCATGGACGACGCTCGCGGGCCTTGCGCGCGAGACGGAGTGGATCCGCCTCGGGACCCTCGTGTCGTCGGCCACCCATCGCCTCCCCGCCGTACTGGCGATCCAGGTCGCGCAGGTCGACGCGATGTCCGGCGGGCGCGTCGAGCTCGGGCTGGGCACCGGCTGGTTCGAGGCCGAGCACCGGGCGTACGGCATCCCGTTCCCCGAGAAGCGCTTCGGGATCCTCGAGGAGCAGCTCGCGGTCATCACGGGACTGTGGGCGACGCCGACGGGCTCCACGTTCGACTTCGCGGGGGAGCACTACACGCTGGAGGACTCGCCCGCGCTGCCCAAGCCCGTGCAGCGACCGGTGCCTGTGATCGTCGGTGGCAACGGTCCGCGTCGGACACCCGCGATCGCCGCCCGGTTCGCGACGGAGTTCAACATCGGCTTCCTGCCCGACGACGAGCTCGCGACGGCCTTCGCCCGCGTCCGTGAAGCGTGCGAGCGGGTGGATCGCGATCCTGCGACCCTGAAGCTCTCGGTCGCGCTGACGACGATCATCGGCGACGACGAGCGGGTCCTCGAGCGCCGCGCCGCAGCGACCGGCCGCTCGCTGGAGGAGTTCCGCGCCGGAGCCACGATCTGCGGCGATGCGGCGCACATCGGCGAGCGGGTCGCACGACTCGGCGCTCTGGGGGCCGATCGCATCTACTTCCAGCTTCTGGACATGCGCGACCTGGAGCAGGTGGCGGAGCTCGGCGCGGCGCTCGCCTGA
- a CDS encoding ABC transporter permease yields MSTPTTGRRRPRVNVQTLGIFGAAIIIFVVFGILSPSFLTIGNLRDIAVAASINAIIGLGVTFVIITGGIDLSVGSIASLVGIVAATFMVSGGVAPILALLIGILVGLACGTANGLLITRLKLPPFIATLGTMSVFQGLAYVTTDGKPVYNIPPEFVLMLNSYIGGVPVMILIVAAVGILSWFLLRRTVFGENVIAVGGSEETAWLSGIRVNRVKIAVYALSGGLAGLAGLILVARINAAQTEGGSPYLLTAIAAAVIGGANLMGGEGRIAGTLVGALILGALTNGLVLLNVPSFYEQIVTGLVVIIAVALDQSAKDWPMLKRGKTKNDITTQTPAQQPAG; encoded by the coding sequence ATGAGCACTCCCACCACCGGTCGACGCCGACCACGCGTCAACGTCCAGACCCTCGGCATCTTCGGCGCTGCGATCATCATCTTCGTCGTCTTCGGCATCCTCAGCCCGTCGTTCCTCACGATCGGGAACCTCCGTGACATCGCCGTCGCCGCCAGCATCAACGCGATCATCGGCCTCGGTGTCACCTTCGTCATCATCACCGGCGGTATCGACCTCTCGGTCGGCTCGATCGCCAGCCTGGTGGGAATCGTCGCGGCCACGTTCATGGTCAGCGGCGGCGTTGCCCCGATTCTCGCGCTCTTGATCGGCATCCTCGTCGGACTCGCCTGCGGCACCGCGAACGGGCTCCTGATCACACGCCTCAAGCTGCCGCCTTTCATCGCCACTCTCGGCACGATGAGCGTGTTCCAGGGCCTTGCCTACGTCACCACCGATGGGAAGCCCGTCTACAACATCCCGCCCGAGTTCGTGCTGATGCTCAACAGCTACATCGGCGGCGTCCCCGTGATGATTCTCATCGTCGCCGCCGTCGGCATCCTCAGCTGGTTCCTGCTGCGACGCACCGTCTTCGGCGAAAACGTGATCGCCGTCGGCGGCAGCGAGGAAACCGCATGGCTCTCCGGCATCCGAGTCAACCGGGTCAAGATCGCCGTCTACGCACTCTCCGGCGGACTGGCCGGCCTCGCCGGCCTCATCCTCGTCGCCCGCATCAACGCCGCACAGACAGAAGGCGGCAGCCCCTACCTCCTCACCGCGATCGCCGCAGCCGTCATCGGCGGAGCGAACCTGATGGGCGGCGAAGGACGCATCGCCGGCACCCTCGTCGGCGCCCTCATCCTCGGCGCCCTCACCAACGGACTCGTGCTCCTGAACGTCCCCAGCTTCTACGAACAGATCGTCACCGGCCTCGTCGTCATCATCGCCGTCGCCCTCGACCAATCCGCCAAAGACTGGCCCATGCTCAAACGAGGCAAAACCAAAAACGACATCACCACCCAAACCCCCGCCCAACAACCCGCCGGCTAA
- a CDS encoding sugar ABC transporter ATP-binding protein — protein sequence MDALLQLEDIAKSFPGVRALDGVTFEVKAGEICTIAGENGAGKSTLLGILGGSLTPDRGSITIDGVRREEYSPRRALADGIVIAQQEPAVVPQLTVAQNVTLGKSRAQRRDTPDAVSGVIADLKRMGFEMTPSTPVSALSPAERQALTIARSFAFGAKIIALDEPTTSMLEHNAVHVLERVREIVQEREVAVLFVSHKMPEVMRVSDSVVVLRDGKTAFRAEISETSEHEIVQKMVGRELLAFTREHPVKADAPVRFEAKDIRHPRHPAPLQLTARAGEVVGIAGLVGSGRTELLRAIVHADAGSAGHITIDGTPHRVVDPHTSRTAGIAFIPEERKRQGLVLQIPAYANIAMTADRQFHAVGPIVSKKREIDTATIQTQGMSLRPANVKLNARQFSGGNQQKLVIAKWTWRGATVYLFDEPTKGVDVGGRIEIYRLIDRLASEGNSIIVVSSDLPEIISLSDRVLVMRAGRFVGSFEGTDINEQTLVAAAMGVAEGTQ from the coding sequence ATGGATGCACTGCTGCAGCTCGAGGACATTGCGAAGAGCTTTCCCGGGGTTCGCGCACTGGATGGGGTGACCTTCGAGGTCAAGGCCGGAGAGATCTGCACCATCGCCGGCGAGAACGGAGCGGGCAAGAGCACGCTCCTGGGGATCCTGGGTGGGTCGCTCACTCCGGATCGCGGTTCGATCACCATCGACGGCGTCCGGCGCGAGGAGTACTCCCCGCGCCGGGCGCTGGCCGACGGGATCGTCATCGCCCAGCAGGAACCCGCCGTGGTCCCGCAGCTGACCGTTGCTCAGAACGTCACGCTCGGCAAGTCCCGGGCTCAGCGTCGTGACACGCCGGACGCGGTCTCGGGTGTGATCGCCGATTTGAAGCGGATGGGGTTCGAGATGACCCCTTCAACTCCGGTATCGGCACTCAGCCCGGCGGAACGTCAGGCGTTGACGATCGCGCGGTCGTTCGCGTTCGGCGCGAAGATCATCGCGTTGGACGAGCCGACCACGAGCATGCTCGAGCACAATGCCGTGCACGTGCTGGAAAGGGTGCGTGAGATCGTTCAGGAACGTGAAGTCGCGGTGCTGTTCGTCTCACACAAGATGCCTGAAGTGATGCGGGTCTCTGACAGCGTCGTGGTGCTCCGCGATGGGAAGACCGCGTTCCGCGCGGAGATCAGCGAGACCAGCGAACACGAGATCGTGCAGAAGATGGTCGGGCGAGAGCTGCTCGCGTTCACCCGCGAGCACCCCGTGAAGGCGGACGCCCCGGTCCGTTTCGAAGCGAAGGACATCCGTCACCCACGTCATCCCGCCCCCCTGCAATTGACTGCTCGTGCCGGGGAAGTGGTCGGGATCGCCGGTCTGGTCGGATCGGGCCGGACCGAACTCCTCCGCGCGATCGTCCACGCCGACGCGGGCAGCGCCGGTCACATCACCATCGACGGCACGCCGCACCGAGTCGTGGACCCGCACACCAGTCGCACCGCCGGCATCGCGTTCATCCCGGAAGAGCGCAAGCGTCAAGGCCTCGTGCTGCAGATCCCGGCATACGCGAACATCGCGATGACCGCCGATCGACAGTTCCACGCCGTGGGCCCGATCGTGAGCAAGAAGCGTGAGATCGACACCGCCACGATTCAGACGCAGGGAATGTCGCTGCGCCCCGCGAACGTCAAGTTGAATGCCCGCCAGTTCTCCGGCGGCAACCAGCAGAAGCTCGTGATCGCGAAATGGACTTGGCGCGGAGCGACGGTCTACCTCTTCGACGAGCCCACCAAGGGCGTGGACGTCGGCGGTCGCATCGAGATCTATCGGCTCATCGATCGGCTGGCCTCCGAAGGCAACTCGATCATCGTCGTGTCATCCGATCTCCCCGAGATCATCTCCCTCAGCGACCGCGTGCTCGTCATGCGCGCCGGCCGCTTCGTCGGTTCCTTCGAAGGAACCGACATCAACGAACAGACCCTCGTAGCCGCCGCTATGGGCGTCGCGGAAGGAACCCAATGA
- a CDS encoding sugar ABC transporter substrate-binding protein — MTRTTRLTVAALAVAALGVSVVGCSASPDGGGGSAEGSDVVSLVQADEVRPYEDVLDSLGDPSVPDGAKVCYVTRTLSNEYWSFVASGVEDRAKELGAEVQIFAVNDEASITEQLDKAKGALTQGCTVLLASPISATGLDSVFTEALAAGVPAIVLNDAKGTLPGVVYSGPDSLTTGRTAADYIAQKLPEGGQVAMVEGDPGSSNALNRGEGFKEGLAEHPNLELVASATANWDQTKAQDIATTMLTANPDLKAFYVQNDGMALGVATAVERAGKTGEVLIVGTDGIPQAKTEIQNGRITATVSQKPGQEGAAGVDVGLWLLAGEEVPGWIEVPAFIIDSENVADYAEGMP; from the coding sequence ATGACCCGCACTACCCGACTAACGGTCGCTGCTCTCGCTGTTGCTGCGCTGGGCGTCAGCGTCGTCGGCTGTTCCGCTTCGCCTGACGGTGGTGGGGGGTCCGCTGAGGGCTCCGACGTCGTCTCTCTTGTGCAGGCGGATGAGGTCCGGCCGTATGAGGATGTCCTCGATTCGTTGGGGGACCCGTCGGTTCCGGATGGCGCGAAGGTTTGTTATGTGACGCGGACGCTGTCGAACGAGTATTGGTCGTTCGTGGCGTCGGGTGTTGAGGATCGTGCGAAGGAGTTGGGTGCGGAGGTGCAGATCTTCGCCGTCAATGACGAGGCCTCGATCACGGAGCAGCTCGATAAGGCCAAGGGTGCGTTGACTCAGGGCTGCACAGTGCTATTGGCGTCGCCTATCTCGGCGACGGGGCTGGACTCTGTTTTCACGGAAGCGCTGGCTGCGGGTGTTCCCGCGATCGTGCTGAACGATGCGAAGGGCACTCTGCCCGGCGTGGTGTATTCCGGTCCTGACTCGCTGACCACAGGTCGCACGGCTGCGGACTACATCGCGCAGAAGCTGCCGGAGGGAGGCCAGGTTGCGATGGTCGAGGGCGATCCTGGGTCCTCGAACGCGCTGAACCGGGGTGAGGGCTTCAAGGAGGGTCTGGCTGAGCACCCGAACCTCGAGTTGGTGGCGTCGGCGACGGCGAACTGGGACCAGACCAAGGCTCAGGACATCGCGACGACGATGCTGACGGCAAACCCGGATCTGAAGGCGTTCTACGTGCAGAACGACGGGATGGCGCTGGGCGTTGCCACCGCGGTGGAGCGGGCAGGGAAGACCGGTGAGGTCTTGATCGTGGGGACCGACGGGATCCCGCAGGCAAAGACCGAGATCCAGAATGGGCGGATCACGGCGACGGTGAGCCAGAAGCCCGGTCAGGAGGGCGCGGCGGGCGTCGATGTCGGCCTCTGGCTGCTTGCCGGCGAAGAGGTTCCCGGGTGGATTGAAGTTCCGGCTTTCATCATCGATTCCGAGAACGTCGCCGATTACGCCGAGGGTATGCCGTAA
- a CDS encoding NAD(P)H-dependent oxidoreductase, whose translation MRKSEWYKSGTVTTLSLLDTDVHRISGLPRQGRTREKLEMNLHHQLTQREADGRPIRVGLIGAGRFGNMYLAQARNIPGIHVAAVADINVERARNAFALAGWPDSLIADSVADALEHRTTAIVGSSAELFRGDIDVIVEATGNPIVGIDHALRAFAATQHIIMVTVEADALAGPALARRAEQAGVVYSMAYGDQPALIMELVDWARTSGFDVVCAGKGAKYLSHYHEMNPDNVWENWEFSKELTDSGQLNPYMHTSFRDGTKAAIEMAAVANAAALVPSDEGLTFTPGDVEQIATICRPASTGGVLAHEGSVDVMSSVTREGDWIPHNTQEGVFVVVKATNAYVADCFVEYPWHPDPSGQYAALYRPYHYVGLELNISIANAAIRGVATGSPVGFYADVVATAKRDLTAGEFLDGEGGYTVWGKLVSAARSTSTHALPVALAHHVELVRDVPKGEIVNWDDVKMDDSLTTALELRRETEALFVSA comes from the coding sequence GTGCGTAAATCGGAGTGGTACAAAAGTGGAACCGTTACCACTTTATCGCTTCTCGACACCGACGTCCACCGCATCAGCGGCCTTCCTCGTCAGGGTCGAACGAGGGAGAAATTAGAGATGAACCTTCACCATCAACTGACCCAGCGCGAGGCCGACGGGCGGCCCATTCGCGTCGGTCTCATCGGCGCGGGACGCTTCGGGAACATGTACCTCGCCCAGGCGCGAAACATTCCGGGCATTCACGTTGCCGCCGTGGCCGACATCAACGTCGAGCGAGCCCGCAACGCATTCGCCCTCGCCGGGTGGCCGGACTCGCTGATCGCAGACTCGGTCGCGGACGCGCTCGAGCACCGTACGACCGCCATCGTCGGCTCATCGGCCGAGCTCTTCCGCGGCGACATCGACGTGATCGTCGAAGCGACCGGAAATCCCATCGTCGGGATCGATCACGCCCTGCGCGCGTTCGCCGCGACGCAGCACATCATCATGGTCACGGTGGAGGCCGATGCGCTCGCCGGCCCGGCGCTGGCGCGACGCGCCGAGCAGGCCGGTGTTGTGTACTCGATGGCGTACGGAGACCAGCCTGCCCTGATCATGGAGTTGGTGGACTGGGCCCGCACGTCCGGATTCGACGTGGTCTGCGCGGGCAAGGGAGCCAAGTACCTGTCGCACTACCACGAGATGAATCCGGACAACGTCTGGGAGAACTGGGAGTTCTCCAAGGAGCTCACCGACTCCGGTCAGCTCAACCCCTACATGCACACGTCGTTCCGCGACGGAACGAAGGCGGCGATCGAAATGGCGGCCGTTGCGAACGCGGCGGCGCTCGTCCCCTCGGACGAAGGGCTGACCTTCACTCCCGGCGACGTCGAGCAGATCGCGACGATCTGCCGACCGGCGTCTACGGGAGGGGTGCTCGCCCACGAAGGCAGTGTTGATGTGATGTCCAGCGTTACGCGCGAGGGCGACTGGATCCCCCACAACACCCAAGAGGGCGTGTTCGTTGTGGTCAAAGCGACGAATGCATATGTCGCCGATTGCTTTGTCGAGTACCCCTGGCACCCGGACCCCAGCGGGCAGTACGCCGCTCTCTACCGGCCGTACCACTACGTCGGGCTCGAGTTGAACATCTCGATCGCCAATGCGGCCATTCGCGGCGTCGCGACCGGATCCCCGGTCGGCTTCTACGCCGATGTCGTCGCCACCGCCAAACGCGACCTGACCGCTGGCGAGTTCCTCGACGGTGAGGGCGGTTACACCGTCTGGGGCAAGCTCGTGTCAGCTGCCCGCTCGACTTCGACGCACGCGTTGCCCGTCGCGCTCGCCCACCACGTCGAGCTGGTCCGTGATGTCCCGAAGGGCGAGATCGTCAACTGGGATGACGTGAAGATGGACGACTCCCTTACGACAGCGCTCGAACTTCGACGCGAAACCGAAGCCCTCTTCGTGTCGGCTTAG
- a CDS encoding LacI family DNA-binding transcriptional regulator: MRKQPTIRDVASAAGVSVAVVSRVINEGTGPVAAKTRDKVMETIEELGFRPRAAARSLVSGTTTIGLIVTDLENPFFARLADRVVWEARGAGLQVQLMTTQEDAQLEREILDRLQDRSVAGIIATPTGANVDKWHRLLDLGVPITFVDRAIRDLPIDVVRIENVTSSQEATDHLLDLGHERIALISGPSTTTTGAERVDGYRRALEARAIAYRSELVHSVRFRGDAGADAVGSLLDLREPPTALIVANTAQVRNALRRLAQTRIAIPEDLSVVVFDDNPWTELVSPPLSVVRPPTSMLAVHALELVSARLRGRVTDEPRTISVPAEFVARSSTVTITPNPWRAPHS; the protein is encoded by the coding sequence ATGAGGAAGCAGCCGACGATCCGGGACGTCGCTTCTGCCGCGGGTGTGTCCGTCGCCGTCGTGTCCCGGGTCATCAACGAAGGGACCGGCCCCGTCGCTGCGAAGACGCGCGACAAGGTGATGGAGACGATCGAGGAACTCGGTTTCCGCCCGCGCGCGGCGGCTCGGAGCCTGGTCAGCGGTACGACGACCATCGGCCTGATCGTGACCGACCTCGAGAATCCCTTCTTCGCGCGGTTGGCCGACCGGGTCGTATGGGAAGCGCGGGGCGCAGGACTGCAGGTGCAGCTCATGACGACACAGGAGGACGCACAGCTCGAGCGGGAGATCCTGGATCGCCTCCAGGATCGGTCGGTGGCGGGGATCATCGCCACACCGACGGGTGCGAACGTGGACAAGTGGCATCGGCTTTTGGATCTGGGAGTGCCGATCACATTCGTGGACCGGGCGATCCGCGACCTGCCGATCGATGTCGTCCGCATCGAGAACGTGACCTCCTCACAGGAGGCCACGGACCACCTGCTCGACCTCGGCCACGAGCGCATCGCGTTGATCTCCGGCCCATCGACGACGACAACCGGAGCGGAGCGCGTCGACGGCTACCGCCGCGCCCTCGAGGCACGCGCCATCGCATACCGCAGCGAGCTGGTGCACTCGGTGCGCTTCCGTGGCGACGCAGGCGCGGACGCCGTCGGGTCGCTCCTGGACCTGCGAGAGCCTCCGACCGCTCTCATCGTGGCGAATACCGCGCAGGTCAGAAACGCCCTTCGGCGACTGGCTCAGACGAGGATCGCCATCCCGGAGGACCTTTCCGTCGTGGTCTTCGACGACAATCCCTGGACCGAACTCGTGAGCCCTCCGCTCAGCGTCGTGCGCCCCCCCACGAGCATGCTGGCGGTGCACGCTCTCGAACTCGTCTCTGCGCGCCTGCGCGGCCGGGTCACCGACGAGCCGCGGACGATCTCCGTCCCGGCCGAGTTCGTGGCACGCTCGAGTACCGTCACCATCACACCGAACCCCTGGAGGGCACCCCACTCATGA